The following nucleotide sequence is from Thermotoga sp..
ATCAAGCTCTGAGGAAATCACAGGAGGGATGAAGAATTGCCAATAAACGTCCCAAGTGGCCTTCCGGCGGTAAAGGTTCTGGCAAGAGAAGGAATCTTCGTAATGACGGAAAAGAGAGCGATTCATCAGGACATTCGCCCCCTTGAGATCCTCATCCTGAACTTGATGCCGGACAAGATAAAAACGGAGATACAACTTTTGAGACTCCTAGGGAACACACCCCTCCAGGTGAACGTGACTCTTCTGTACACGGAATCCCACAGACCAAAACACACTCCTATTGAACACATCCTGAAGTTCTACACAACTTTCTCTGCTATAAAGAACAAAAAATTCGATGGATTTATCATCACAGGAGCTCCCGTGGAGCTCCTCTCTTTTGAAGAAGTGGACTACTGGGACGAACTCATGGAAATCATGGAGTGGAGCCGCCGTAACGTGTTCTCCACGATGTTCATCTGCTGGGCGGCTCAAGCTGGTCTGTACTTCTTCTACGGTGTGCCGAAGTACGAGCTTCCCCAGAAACTCTCCGGCGTTTACAAGCACAGGGTCACGAAAGAAACGGTACTTTTCAGAGGACACGATGACTTCTTCTGGGCACCTCATTCCAGGTACACAGAGGTCAGAAAGGAAGATATAGAGAAAATTCCGGAGCTGGAAATCCTTGCAGAGTCAGACGAAGCGGGAGTCTACGTAGTTACAAACAAAAGCGAAAGACAAATATTCGTAACGGGGCATCCAGAGTACGACAGATACACACTGAGAGATGAATACTACAGAGATATAAACCGTAATCTGAAGGTTCCCATACCAGCTAACTACTTTCCAGACGACGATCCAACAAAAACTCCTGTTCTCACTTGGTGGAGTCATGCTCATCTTTTCTTCAGCAACTGGTTGAATTACTGCATATATCAAAAAACACCTTACAGATTGGAAGACATACGTTGAAGAACCCCATAAGGGGTTCTTTTTTCTGTGCTAGAATATTCCTGGCCGCGCAAAAAGGAGGGAAAGAGTTGGCCGTCTTATCAACACTGGAGAACTTTCTCAACCAAACGGCCTTTCCTCATCTCACTATCGGGAACGTCCTCATGTTCGCGATAGCGATATCTCTACTTTACGTGGCGATAGTGAAACACTCAGAACCCCTTCTGCTGATACCGATCGCTTTTGGTATCATCCTCGCGAATATTCCACCCGAAGCCACTGGTATCCTCAACGAAGGTGGTTTTCTCTATTACATAAAGAGAGGACTGGACCTGGGTGTGTATCCGCCCCTCATTTTTCTTGGAATAGGTGCCCTCACAGACTTTTCTTTCATACTCTCTTATCCGATAACCATTTTCCTCGGGGCTGCTGCACAGATGGGAATATTTTTTACGCTCTTTGCTGCAAGGATGCTGGGTTTCTCTTTGAAGCAGGCAGCATCAATCGCAATAATAGGTGGAGCAGACGGTCCAACTGCTATCTACATAACCAACACACTCTCTCCTGAGTTTATCGCTCCCATTGCCATCTCCGCGTACTCCTACATCGCTCTCATACCGATACTCCAACCCGTTGTCTCCAAGATGTTGACCAGTAAAGAAGAAAGGAAAATACGTATGAAGCCTCCCAGGAGGGTGAGCAGATTCGAAAGGCTCTCGTTCCCTCTCGTCATAACCATCACCACTGCCCTTCTGATACCCAAGTCATTGCCACTCGTTGGTTCTCTTATGCTCGGGAATCTTCTGAGGGAAGCTGGAGTGGTCAAGAGATTGGTGGAGGCGGCGAGCAGGTACATACTGGACACGGTGACCATACTGCTCATGCTTTCCGTTGGAGCGTCTGCAAGGGCGGACGTGTTCCTGAGACCTCAAAGTCTGAAAATATTCTTCCTGGGAGCCACTGCTTTTATCGTGTCCATGAGTTCTGGCATTCTGTTCGCAAAACTCATGAACCTCTTCTTGAAAGACAAGATAAATCCTCTTATAGGTGCTGCTGGGGTCTCCGCCGTACCTGACTCCGCTAGGGTTGCCCAGAGACTCGCCCAGGAGGAAGACCCGAACAATCATATACTCATGCATGCAATGGGGCCGAACGTAGCAGGTGTGATCGGATCTGCGACCGTAGCCGGGGTGTTTTTAATGCTCCTCAGCTGAGAAGGTGAGAATATGGGATACAAGATCGAGGTAAATTATGAATGGTGTAAGGCCTGTAAGCTGTGTGCTTGGATCTGTCCCACAAAGGCCATCACGAGTGATGAACTGGGAAGACCTGTGACGCATGAGGAGAAATGTGTTGGGTGTTTGAGATGTGAAAAAATATGTCCTGAGATGGCCATAGAGATACTGGGAAGTGAAGAGGATGTCAGAAATGATGTTTCTGCAGGGAAATGAAGCGTGTGCTCTGGGTGCCATAAGGGCGGGGTGCAGGTTCTTTGCTGGATACCCCATCACGCCCTCAACGGAGATAGCAGAGGTCATGGCAAGAGAGTTGCCAAAGGTTGGTGGTGTGTTCATCCAAATGGAAGACGAAATAGCCAGTGCTGCGGCCGTTGTGGGAGCTTCTCTTGCCGGTGTGAAAGCCATGACCGCAACGAGTGGTCCTGGATTCAGCCTCATGCAAGAGACGATCGGGTACGCTGTGATGACGGAAACACCCTGCGTTTTTGTCAATGTCATGAGGCTGGGACCGTCTACGGGCCTTCCAACGAAACCGGCTCAGGGGGACATCATGCAGGCGCGCTGGGGGACACACGGTGATCACGCTATAATCGTTCTTTATCCCACCACTGTAGAAGAGGTGTATCGTTACATAATCACCGCTTTCAACATAGCGGAAGAGTACAGAACACCCGTTGTGTTCCTGATGGACGAGACACTGGGACACATGAGGGAGAGTTTCTACCCTCCAAAAGATGAAGAGCTTTTCGTCATAGAGCGCTTGAAAGACTCATCTTTCGGTGACGAGGAGTTGTTCGTCCCGTTCTCCGAGAGCGAGTACGCGGAACCCACACCGTTCCCAATGGCCGAAATGGGAAAGACAAAGTTTCACGTTTCTGGCCTTGTTCATGATGAATCAGGATTCCCTCTCAGTTCTCCCGATGTGGCAGAGAAACTGATAAGGAGGCTCACCAACAAAATAAGGCTTCACTCAGATGAACTGGCCCTGTACGAGGAGTACGAAGTTGAAGACGCAGAGATTCTGGTGGTAGCCTATGGAATAGTCGCAAGAAGTGCCCTAAAGGCTGTAAAGATAGCAAGGCGTGACAGGATCAAAGTGGGACTGTTCAAACCCATCACGATCTGGCCGGCTCCTATTTCAAGATTCAGGAAACTGGTGGAAAAGGCGAGCACGATCATCATCGCCGAAATGAACCTGGGACAGTACGCAAAGGAACTGATCAGTTCCATCGATAGAAAGTCGAAGGTCATAAGAACGATAAATAAGGTGAGCGGTGAACTCATAAAACCTGAGGAGATACTCGATGTTATAACCGAAACTCAAATAGAGATTTAACAGGATGGGGTACAATATTGGTGGAATCAAAAAACGAGGAGGTGGAGACTGTGTACGTGGAAATCGTCGATGTGAGGGCGAGGGAAGTTCTTGATTCTCGAGGGAATCCCACTGTTGAGGCTGAGGTCGTTCTAGAAGATGGTACTGTGGGAAGGGCGATCGTTCCCTCCGGGGCATCCACAGGAAAGTTTGAAGCCCTGGAAATAAGGGACAAGGACAAAAAAAGATTCCACGGGAAAGGTGTTCTCAAAGCAATTGAAAACGTGAACGAAACAATCGCTCCCGCACTGATCGGGATGAACACCTTCGATCAACCGCTCGTTGACAAGACACTGATCGAACTCGATGGTACAGAAAACAAATCCAAACTCGGAGCCAATGCCATTTTGGCTGTGTCCATGGCAGTAGCAAGGGCGGCAGCCAATTACCTTGGACTTCCTCTATACAAATATCTCGGTGGGGTCAACGCGAAGGTTCTTCCTGTTCCTTTCATGAACGTGATAAACGGCGGTCAGCACGCAGATAACAACCTCGATATTCAAGAGTTCATGCTCGTTCCAGCAGGATTCGATAGTTTCAAAGAAGCCTTGAGGGCGGGTGTAGAGATATTTCACACATTGAAAAAGATCCTTCACGATTCCGGTCACGTGACTGCAGTTGGTGACGAGGGTGGATTCGCACCGAACCTTTCTTCCAACGAAGAGGCTATAAAGGTGTTGCTTGAGGCCATTGAAGCGGCGGGATACAAACCCGGTGAGAACGTGTTCATTGCCCTCGACTGCGCTGCATCTTCCTTCTACGATGAGGAAAAGGGAGTCTACTTTGTTGACGGCGAGGAGAAATCCAGCGAGGTGCTCATGGGATATTACGAAGAGCTAGTGGCGAAGTATCCAATCATATCCATCGAAGATCCATTCGCGGAAGAGGATTGGGAGGCGTTCGTCGAATTCACTAAAAGAGTTGGAAACAAGGTTCAAATCGTGGGAGACGATCTCTACGTGACCAACGTGAATAGACTCTCCAAAGGAATCGAGCTCGGTGCGACCAACTCCATCCTTATCAAGCTGAACCAAATAGGAACCGTCACCGAAACGCTTGATGCTGTGGAGCTTGCACAAAAACACAACATGACAGCTATCATTTCCCACAGATCTGGAGAGAGTGAAGATACCTTCATAGCCGATCTTGCGGTGGCGACCAACGCCGGTTTTATCAAGACAGGGTCCTTGTCCAGAAGCGAAAGAATTGCCAAGTACAACCAGCTCCTGAGAATTGAAGAGGAACTCGGGAAAATAGCGGAATTCAGGGGATTGGATTCTTTCTACTCTATAAAGAGGTGAAAAAGGCCCACCGAGGTGGGCCTTTGTTCATTGAGGTGAAAGCAATTGGAAAGACACGATGAGATAAAAAAAGGTGCCTGGGTTGGAATCGTTGGAAACACCTTCCTTGCGATGTTGAAGGTGTTGACGGGATTGTTTACGGGGAGCTATGCGATCCTTGCAGACGGAGTAGATACGTCCACTGACATCTTCACGTCCTTTATTATTCTTTTATCGGCACGTATTTCAGGTAAGCCTCCTGACAGGACACATCCTTACGGCCATGGAAGAGCAGAAGCGATAGCTTCAAAAATCATCTCGTTCGTCATGTTTTATGCAGGAGCCTCTCTGTTGATAGAATCCATCAAGAGGTTGGTCACCAGTGAGATCTCTCTAGAGTTGACTCTTCCTGCCTTCCTTGTGGTAGGAGCTTCAGTTGTGGGAAAGACTTTCCTTTTTCTGTACAAGCTGTCACTTGGAAAGCGCTTGAATAGCCTTGCTACGATCAGCGACGCTCTGAACATGAGAAACGACATTATGATCTCTGGAACCGTACTGGCTGGAATGGTGGCGATGAAGACCCTCGGCTGGTGGTGGCTCGACAGTATCCTTGCGATATTCGTTTCGATCCTAATTCTCAGAACTTCCTTTCAGATCTTCTATGAAGCCGCCTTCGAATTGATGGATGGAATGAAAGAGTCGGAGCTTGACATATACAACGACATCTTCAGAGTTCTGGAAAAGTTTCCAGATGTACACAATCCTCACAGGGTCAGGGTGAGAAAAGTCGGAACGAAGTACTACATAGAGATGGACATAGAGGTCGACGGATCGATGAACGTGGAAGCCGCTCACGATCTGACCGTGAAAATTAGAGAAGAGATAATGAACAAAAGAGATGATATAGAAGATTTAACGATACACGTGGAACCTCTTGGTAACGTGGAGAAAGAGGGTTTCGGAGTGAAGAAAGGAGTGTAGACAATGAAGCTGATGGACAGTTTGGAGATCTTCTACCGTAGGAAAGACAAAGATCTCAATGATCTCGAGAGGAAACTCAAGGAAATCTTCCGTGAAACCGGTATCGTTCTGGATGTTGTAAACTCGGAGTCAGCGGGAAAGATTTTCCTCAAGATCAACGTTCTGGAAGATCAAGAAGAAGTTCCAAACTTTGTGGTGAAGGCCTTGACTCCAGAAACCGACGCTACCGAACTTCCTCTCGGAGAGTGGGCAACTTTGGACGTTTTCGTGGAGGAAGTAGACTATCTGGAGGATCACGAGTACATGAAAATCTTTTCAGATGGAAACAGGCACACACTCTACGTTCCGTACTCCTCTGTGAAGAACAAAAACAGAAATGAAGTGGTGAAAGAATTCATGAGGTATTTCTTTGAAACAAAAGGCTGGAATCCAGACAACTACGAGTTTTTTGTGCAAGAAGTAGACAACATAATTTGAGGTGAAAAGAAGTGGTTGTACTGGCGGTGGATACTTCTCAGAGAATAAGAGTCGGTCTGAAAAAAGATGAAGATGTGTTTGAAATCTCCTACGCAGGGCAGCGGAAACACGCAGAAGTGCTTCCAGTTTTGATAGAGAAGCTGCTGAAAGAAAACGGTATTTCTGCAAAGGACTTGAGTGTTGTGGGGATTGGTATCGGTCCCGGCACGCTGACGGGTCTCAGAGTAGGAATCGCAACGATCGTAGGAATAGTGGCTCCCTTCGATGTTCCCATCGCCCCTTTGAACTCCTTCGAAATGGCTGCAAAGAGTCTTTCCATCGATGGAACTGTTCTTGTTTCCAAAAGGGCGAGGAAAGGGTATCGCTACTGTGCTGTCTACTCGAAAAAGAACGACTCCCTGGAGGTCATCAGGGAACCTTTCGTTTTCTCCGATGAGGAGGTACAGAAGATTCTATCTGAAACGAGGCCTTCCGTTGTCTTAGAAGAAGAAATATTCATCTCACCGAAAGTGCTTGTTGAAGAGGCAGAAAAGATGTTGAAAGAAGGGAAACTTGTGCACTACTACGAAATAGAACCTCTTTATCTTCAAAAATCCATAGCGGAGCTGAACTGGGAGAAAAGAAAGGGGGGCTAGCCCCCTCGCTCCACCTTTTCAACTTCTCTTGCAACCTCAAGTATTAACTTCTCACCATCGAAGTCCACCCTCACTGTTTGACCTTCTTTGACATCACCTGCTATGATCATCTTGGCCAGAGGCGTTTCTATTTCCCTTTCAATGAGTCTTCTCAACGGCCTTGCTCCGAACGTTGGATCGTATCCTTTCTCTGCGAGGTACTCTTTCGCCGCGTTGGTGATGGTCAGTTTTATGTTTTTATCCTTCAGACGACTTTCGAGTCTTCTCAACATGATTTCCACTATCTGTTTCATATGTTCTTTGGTGAGTGGCTTGAAGACAACCACGTGGTCTATTCTGTTTATGAATTCCGGTCTGAAGTAGTGTTTTAACTCTTCTCTCACTTTCTCTTCGATCTCCTCGAAGCTTTTACCTTCTCTGACGAAGTTCAGTATGAGATCGCTCGCTATGTTGCTTGTCATTATTATGATCGTATTCTTGAAATCCACAACGTTTCCCTTAGCGTCGGTCAGTCTGCCGTCGTCCATTATCTGAAGCAGTATGTTGAACACGTCTGGATGAGCCTTTTCTATCTCGTCGAGCAGGATCACACTGTATGGTCTTCTCCTCACAGCCTCTGTGAGCTGGCCACCTTCTTCATATCCCACGTATCCCGGAGGAGCTCCAATCAACTTGGAGACCGCGTGCTTTTCCATGTACTCACTCATGTCGATTCGGATGAGAGCGTTCTCACTCCCAAAGAGAACCTCAGCAAGTGTTTTCGCCAGTTCTGTTTTTCCAACCCCCGTTGGCCCGAGGAAGAGAAACGCACCAACAGGTCTGTTTGGATCTTTTATCCCCGCACGCGCTTTCCTTATAGCATCCGCTATGACCTTGACAGCCTCTTCCTGATCCACCAATCTCTGATGTATGATCTCTTCCAGTTTGAGCAACTTCTCCTTTTCTGACTTCACTATCCTGGATACGGGCACTCCAGACCAGGCTTCGACCACTTCCGCTATCTTCTCTGCCGTGACGACTGGCCTTCCACTCTTCAGAGATTCGTATTCATTCTTCAACCTGAAGAGTTCTTTCTTGAGCTCTGCCGCTTCCTTGTACTGGGATCTCACGGTGAGTTCATCAATCCTGTTTTCGAGCTCTCTTATCTTCCTTTCAAGTTCCTGGAGTCTTGTTTCGTCCCTTCCCTGTTTTGAAAAACCCAGCTTCACCCTCGCGGCTGCCTCGTCCAGTAGATCGATTGCCTTGTCCGGTAGGAATCTATCCGTTATGTACCTCGCCGAGAGCTTCGCAGCAGCTTCTATTGCTTCGTCTTCTATCTTGACCTTGTGGTGTTCCTCGTAAACTCTCTTGAGACCCTTCAGGATCTCTATTGTTTCTTCCACGCTGGGTTCCTTCACCATCACTGGCTGGAATCTTCTTGCGAGTGCTTTGTCTTTTTCTATGTGTTTTCTGTATTCATCTAGGGTGGTTGCCCCTATGACCCTGATCTCACCGCGAGCGAGAGCAGGTTTCAACATGTTGGCGGCATCCATCGCTCCTTCGGCTGCTCCCGCTCCAACTATGGTGTGGATTTCGTCGATGAACAGTATGGTTTTTTCTTTCTGCTTCATCACTTCATCGAGGAAAGATTTCAACCTTTCTTCGAACTCTCCTCTGTATTTGGTACCTGCTATCATCCTTCCAAGATCGACCATCAAGACACGTACGTCCTTCAGAGTGTCGGGCACTCTTCCTTCAACAATCCTCTGGGCAAGACCTTCTACGATGGCAGTTTTTCCAACTCCAGGGTCTCCGATGAGTATCGGATTGTTTTTCGTTCTCCTCATCAGGATCTCAATCACACGTTCGATCTCTTTGTCCCTTCCTATGATGGGACCGATCTTTCCTTCTCTGGCAAGTTTTGTCAGATCCGTAGCGAATGCTGTGATCGTTGACCGCCCTTCCACAAACTCCTCCTCGTGCTCCTTCACTTTCTGAAGCACTCTTTCATAGTCCACTCCATGTTTTTTAAGGACGCGGGCCGCATGCGTCGAGCCGTCTCTCAGAAGTCCCAAGAGAAAATGAAGAGGTCCCACGTCCTTCTGTTTGAAGAGTCTGGCCTCTTTTCTTGCCAGCTCCAGGATGTAAGAAAGTTCTCTGGAAACGTATACCTGATCGGAAAACCCATAGAATATCCCATACTGGGAATCGATGTGACTTTCCAGCTCATCGAGGACCTTTTCTGTATTCACGTTGAGCTCTCTCAGAATCTTTGTGACCTCGTTTTCATCGTAGAGAAGCTGAAGAAGAATGTGTTCAGACCTGAGGAGATTCTGGTTCCTATCCTTGAGATCATCGACACTCCTTTCAAAGATATCCTTCATCTTGTCGTTCAGGTTCCTCATGCATCTCACCTCCGGTGAAAATATATTAGCACTTGAATATTAAGAATGATAAACAATAAGGTAACAACAAACAAACGACACACCTTATCTTCTTCGGGACAACAGGTATACACTCGTATATTGAGATATCCACACCGAGAATTCCCATCAAAAGCCTGTTTCGGGTACTTTGGTACCTGTTCATCTTTTTTTGATTTTTATGAAAAAACACGTTATAATTTCCTACAAGCAGAGTCTACGGCTGTAACTCAGAGGTGTGAGAAGATGAGAAAGTATACCCACTACCACATTCCGGTAATGGTTCGGGAAGTGATCGAGTATCTGAAGCCCGAAGATGAGAAGATCATTCTGGACTGCACGGTGGGAGAGGGTGGGCATGCAAGAGCGATTTTGGAAAGCTGTCCTGGTTGCAGGCTGATCGGGATAGACGTTGACTCAGAAGTCCTTCAGATCGCGGAAGAAAAACTCAGAGAATTCTCTGTTCGGGTGAGTCTTTTCAAAGCATCCTACAAAGAAGCGGATTTCCTGCTCAAAACTCTTGAAGTTGAAAAGGTAGACGGAATACTGATGGATCTTGGTGTTTCGACCTACCAACTGAAAGGAGAGAACAGAGGTTTCACTTTCGAAAGAGAAGAACCACTTGACATGCGTATGGATTTGGAGAGCGAAATGACAGCGCAGAAAGTACTGAACGAGTTGAACGAACAGGAGCTGGCTCGTATCATCTTCGAGTATGGTGAAGAAAAGAGGTACGCGAGGAGAATTGCGAGGAAAATCGTGGAAAACAGGCCTCTTAATACCACTTTCGACCTCGTGAAAGCCGTGAGCGAAGCTCTTCCTTTCCACGAGATAAGACGTCGAAAAAGGCACTTTGCCACCAAGACGTTTCAGGCAATAAGGATATACGTCAACAGAGAACTTGAGAATTTGAGGGAATTTCTGGGTAAAGCGGAGAAACTTTTAAAAGTCGGTGGTAGGATAGTGGTGATTTCCTTTCATTCGTTAGAAGACAGAATAGTAAAAGAGGCATTCAAAAGTTCCAAGCGACTTCGAATTTTGACAGAAAAACCAGTACGTCCTTCGGAAGAGGAAATAAGGGAAAATCCTCGTTCCAGGAGTGCGCGTCTGCGTGCAGCGGAGCTTGTGGAGGAAGGAGGAGATTGAACTGCCAGCGAAGGTAAACCAAAAATCGAAGGTTCTGGTACTCTCTCCTCAGCTTGTCTTTACGATCATCATGGTTGTTGTTTTGATATTCATGGGAATAACAGCGTTGAAGATGGGGGTTCTGGCGTTTCAATTGACCCAGGCCAACAGGCGGTTGGAGATCGAGATAAAAGAAATGGAAAGAACGTATCAAACCCTGAAAGAGGAATTCAACCACATTTCCTCTTACTTCGATGTTGTGTACCCCACGGAGCGAAAGAAATAGATGGAAAAAAGGCTGGCCCTGTTACTGGCAGTGTTTGCACTGTTCTTGGTGGTGTCGTTCATAAATCTTTTCTTCTTTCCTCTTGGGGGGCAGAAATCTCACTGGTATATCTCTATCCCTCCAAAGCGTGGGAGTATTCTGGATGCAAAGGGAAGAAAAATCGCTTACGACTTTCCGGTGTACGTTGCCTACCTCGATGTTGATTTCTTCAAAAGGCAACTTGGAGATAAAAGCGTACTCGAAAGAACGCTAAAGGCCTGTGGAGTAGAAAAAAATCCGGAGGAGGTTTTGAAGCACAGATTCTACAGGCTCACAGAGGCTGAAGACAAAGAAAACGTTTTGAAAAGGCTAGACCCCGCCATTTTGCCTTTCGTCAGTTTGGAAATAGAGTACAGAAGAGAAAAGCTTCAAGATTACAGCACAGGTGTGTTGATTGGAACGGTGCTGAACGGTCGAGGAAAGGCGGCATCGAAGGTTTCTTCGACGACGTTTTAAGAGGAAAGAGAAAGGGAACCCTGAAGTTTCTCTACAGAGGAGCCAGACTCTCCCCTGTACTCACCGACTACATCCCTCCAGAAGACGGTCAAGATGTTCACTTATCCATCGATCTGGATCTTCAAAGACACATCTACGAGATAATCTCCGAGGCAGTGAAAGAATTCTCCGCGGAAGCAGGGCACGCCATCGTTATGGAATCCAGGACGGGAAAGATTCTCTCGATGGTAACTACGAGGAACTGGAACGACCTGATCGGTGGTTACATCGAACCCGGTTCTACCATAAAGCCTGTGGTCTACGCTATCGCTTTGGAGACGAAGTCCGCATCACCGTCTTTTTCCATAGAATGTGAAGGTCAGATAAAGCCTGTCGAGAGTTTGAACGTCATTATAAGAGACATAGAAAAACACGGGAAGGTGGCCTTCCTCACCGGAATCGTGAAGTCCTGTAACGTTATGAGTGTGAGAGTAGGAGAGCTCATCGTGAAGAACATAGGAGTTGAAGGATTCTACGAATGGTTGAAAAAAGCAGGCTTTGGAAGACGAACAGGGGTGGAAATGGAAGGGGAGATCGATGGGGTGCTGAGGGATCCAAAAGAGTGGTCTCTCATAGACCCAGCGGAGATCTCCATAGGCCAGGGAATCGGTGTCACACCCTTACAACTTGTGGCCTCCCTCAATACATTCGCCAACGAAGGCTACTGGGTAAAACCATCCATCCTGAAAGAGAGTCCCGTTAAGAAGAAAAAGATCTTTTCGAGAGAGACGGCTGAAATGATTAAAGAAGCCATGGTAGGAGTTGTCGAAGAGGGAACAGGAAGACTCGCACAGGTCAGGGGGCTGAAGATCGCTGGTAAGACCGGAACGGCTCAGAAAGCAGTTGGAGGAAGATACCAAAACCTTTACCATTCACTCTTCGTGGGCTTTTTCCCTGCAGACGATCCCAAATACACGATAATGGTGCATCTGGACAGTCCTTCCAGAGCATTCTATGGAGGTGATGTCGCTGCCCCCGTGTTCAGGAAGATAGTGGAACTTTTAACGGAGAAAAGAGAAAAGAAAATAACACTCATAAGAGGATTGATGCCGGATCTAGTGGGATTACCGGTAAGGGATGCCCTCCTTGTGCTGGAAGAATCTGGCGTCGAGGATGTGAAGCTAGAAGGCAAAGGGTGGATAGTGTCCGGTCAGACACCCCCACCCGATTATCCGCTGAAAGGAGAAATTGTTTTGACGTTGGATAATCAAAAGTAATGTTTTGCAGCGTGCTCCACAGCGATCGCACCGTCTGCGACAGCCGTGACGATCTGTCTGAGATTTTTCTTCCTCACGTCTCCAACGGCGTACAGACCTTTGATGCTTGTTTCCATATTCTCGTCTGTTACAACGTAACCGTAAGGATCCAGTTCTACGAGTCCTTCGAGCAATTTGGAATTGGGGTCCAGTCCTATGAAGATAAACACTCCGTCGGCTTTCAGTACTTTTGTTTCCCCGGTCTTCACATTCTCTATAACGATTTCTTCGACCTTATCTTTTCCTCGTATCTCTTTCACCGTGGAGTTGAAAACTACATCTATCTTTGGATTGTTCAGCACCCTTTCCTGAAGAACCTTCGCCGCTGTAAGGGTTTCCAGAAGCTGAACCATCGTGATCTTGTTTACGATGTTGGAGAGGAAGATCGATTCATCACATGCGCTGTCTCCCCCTCCAACAACTACGATGTCTTTCCCCGAAAACAGATATCCGTCACACGTTGCACAGTAGGAGACACCCTTTCCAAAGAATTCTTTTTCTCCAGGAATGTTCAATTTTTTTGGATCGGCACCCGTTGCAACGATCACCACTGGAGCCTCTATCTTCTTACCATCGTCCAGCTCGACTACTTTCCTATCCTCTTGAATCTCCAGTCTCACAACCTCTGCGTTGTATATGTCCGCTCCGAAGCTTTCAGCGTGTTCTTTGAACTTCGAAGCAAGCTCTTCACCTGAAATCTTCGGAAAGCCCGGGTAGTTTTCAACCAGGTGGGTGAGGTTCACGTACCCACCTTCGATTG
It contains:
- the metA gene encoding homoserine O-succinyltransferase, producing the protein MPINVPSGLPAVKVLAREGIFVMTEKRAIHQDIRPLEILILNLMPDKIKTEIQLLRLLGNTPLQVNVTLLYTESHRPKHTPIEHILKFYTTFSAIKNKKFDGFIITGAPVELLSFEEVDYWDELMEIMEWSRRNVFSTMFICWAAQAGLYFFYGVPKYELPQKLSGVYKHRVTKETVLFRGHDDFFWAPHSRYTEVRKEDIEKIPELEILAESDEAGVYVVTNKSERQIFVTGHPEYDRYTLRDEYYRDINRNLKVPIPANYFPDDDPTKTPVLTWWSHAHLFFSNWLNYCIYQKTPYRLEDIR
- a CDS encoding sodium ion-translocating decarboxylase subunit beta, which translates into the protein MAVLSTLENFLNQTAFPHLTIGNVLMFAIAISLLYVAIVKHSEPLLLIPIAFGIILANIPPEATGILNEGGFLYYIKRGLDLGVYPPLIFLGIGALTDFSFILSYPITIFLGAAAQMGIFFTLFAARMLGFSLKQAASIAIIGGADGPTAIYITNTLSPEFIAPIAISAYSYIALIPILQPVVSKMLTSKEERKIRMKPPRRVSRFERLSFPLVITITTALLIPKSLPLVGSLMLGNLLREAGVVKRLVEAASRYILDTVTILLMLSVGASARADVFLRPQSLKIFFLGATAFIVSMSSGILFAKLMNLFLKDKINPLIGAAGVSAVPDSARVAQRLAQEEDPNNHILMHAMGPNVAGVIGSATVAGVFLMLLS
- a CDS encoding 4Fe-4S binding protein — its product is MGYKIEVNYEWCKACKLCAWICPTKAITSDELGRPVTHEEKCVGCLRCEKICPEMAIEILGSEEDVRNDVSAGK
- a CDS encoding 2-oxoacid:acceptor oxidoreductase subunit alpha; translation: MSEMMFLQGNEACALGAIRAGCRFFAGYPITPSTEIAEVMARELPKVGGVFIQMEDEIASAAAVVGASLAGVKAMTATSGPGFSLMQETIGYAVMTETPCVFVNVMRLGPSTGLPTKPAQGDIMQARWGTHGDHAIIVLYPTTVEEVYRYIITAFNIAEEYRTPVVFLMDETLGHMRESFYPPKDEELFVIERLKDSSFGDEELFVPFSESEYAEPTPFPMAEMGKTKFHVSGLVHDESGFPLSSPDVAEKLIRRLTNKIRLHSDELALYEEYEVEDAEILVVAYGIVARSALKAVKIARRDRIKVGLFKPITIWPAPISRFRKLVEKASTIIIAEMNLGQYAKELISSIDRKSKVIRTINKVSGELIKPEEILDVITETQIEI
- the eno gene encoding phosphopyruvate hydratase; amino-acid sequence: MYVEIVDVRAREVLDSRGNPTVEAEVVLEDGTVGRAIVPSGASTGKFEALEIRDKDKKRFHGKGVLKAIENVNETIAPALIGMNTFDQPLVDKTLIELDGTENKSKLGANAILAVSMAVARAAANYLGLPLYKYLGGVNAKVLPVPFMNVINGGQHADNNLDIQEFMLVPAGFDSFKEALRAGVEIFHTLKKILHDSGHVTAVGDEGGFAPNLSSNEEAIKVLLEAIEAAGYKPGENVFIALDCAASSFYDEEKGVYFVDGEEKSSEVLMGYYEELVAKYPIISIEDPFAEEDWEAFVEFTKRVGNKVQIVGDDLYVTNVNRLSKGIELGATNSILIKLNQIGTVTETLDAVELAQKHNMTAIISHRSGESEDTFIADLAVATNAGFIKTGSLSRSERIAKYNQLLRIEEELGKIAEFRGLDSFYSIKR
- a CDS encoding cation diffusion facilitator family transporter, which encodes MERHDEIKKGAWVGIVGNTFLAMLKVLTGLFTGSYAILADGVDTSTDIFTSFIILLSARISGKPPDRTHPYGHGRAEAIASKIISFVMFYAGASLLIESIKRLVTSEISLELTLPAFLVVGASVVGKTFLFLYKLSLGKRLNSLATISDALNMRNDIMISGTVLAGMVAMKTLGWWWLDSILAIFVSILILRTSFQIFYEAAFELMDGMKESELDIYNDIFRVLEKFPDVHNPHRVRVRKVGTKYYIEMDIEVDGSMNVEAAHDLTVKIREEIMNKRDDIEDLTIHVEPLGNVEKEGFGVKKGV
- a CDS encoding DUF3855 domain-containing protein, encoding MKLMDSLEIFYRRKDKDLNDLERKLKEIFRETGIVLDVVNSESAGKIFLKINVLEDQEEVPNFVVKALTPETDATELPLGEWATLDVFVEEVDYLEDHEYMKIFSDGNRHTLYVPYSSVKNKNRNEVVKEFMRYFFETKGWNPDNYEFFVQEVDNII
- the tsaB gene encoding tRNA (adenosine(37)-N6)-threonylcarbamoyltransferase complex dimerization subunit type 1 TsaB codes for the protein MVVLAVDTSQRIRVGLKKDEDVFEISYAGQRKHAEVLPVLIEKLLKENGISAKDLSVVGIGIGPGTLTGLRVGIATIVGIVAPFDVPIAPLNSFEMAAKSLSIDGTVLVSKRARKGYRYCAVYSKKNDSLEVIREPFVFSDEEVQKILSETRPSVVLEEEIFISPKVLVEEAEKMLKEGKLVHYYEIEPLYLQKSIAELNWEKRKGG